The proteins below are encoded in one region of Pangasianodon hypophthalmus isolate fPanHyp1 chromosome 6, fPanHyp1.pri, whole genome shotgun sequence:
- the LOC113534825 gene encoding E3 ubiquitin-protein ligase TRIM35 isoform X1: MTERMAERGSFSEADLSCPVCHHIYMDPVMLSCSHSFCKVCLAKCWQKKKSLKCPLCKKRSSKMLPPPNLHLKMLCDRFRLDKNKSDASENLCRLHEENLKLFCLEDKEPVCVVCQASKRHSNHSFRPLDEVAQEHREEVKCKLKPLQDKFNSFLKAKRTCDLNLQHIKNQTQHTEKRIKDEFEKLHQFLQDEETKQISALKKEEKEKSQMLNEKFNLINNEILKLSDTIKSILDELATKDTSFLKNYKVTLERTEYEPKDTEIESESLIDVAKHLGNLRFRVWEKMKEIVEYYPVILNPNTAHPRLNLSDDLTTFVCQDQHEQLPENPERFGHHLWVLGSEGFNSGTHCWEIEVENSVEWTLGVVTGYVGKRHFYSAGVWKSHYQNATYGASASGGSTTILKLTKDLQRIRVQLDLDHGYVSFSDSITGHNLKTFFCSFTDRVYPYFCNQCLLYPLRILPEETFVSVEQSGCSTYKLACDSTDSSA, from the exons ATGACAGAAAGAATGGCAGAGAGAGGATCTTTCTCTGAAGCGGACCTCTCATGTCCTGTGTGCCACCATATCTACATGGATCCTGTCATGTTGTCTTGTAGTCATAGCTTCTGTAAGGTTTGCTTGGCAAAATGCTGGCAGAAGAAAAAATCTCTTAAATGTCCTTTGTGCAAGAAACGCTCTTCCAAAATGTTGCCTCCGCCAAACTTGCACTTAAAAATGTTGTGTGACAGATTTCGTCTGGACAAAAACAAGTCAGATGCATCTGAGAATTTGTGCAGGCTGCATGAGGAGAACCTCAAGCTCTTCTGCCTCGAGGACAAAGAGccggtgtgtgttgtgtgtcaagCCTCAAAAAGGCACAGCAACCACAGTTTCAGACCACTGGATGAGGTGGCACAAGAACACAGG GAGGAGGTTAAATGTAAACTGAAACCCCTGCAAGACAAGTTTAATTCGTTTCTAAAGGCAAAAAGGACTTGTGATCTTAACTTACAACACATTAAG aaccagactcaacacaCAGAAAAGCGAATTAAAGACGAGTTTGAGAAACTTCACCAATTTCTACAAGATGAAGAGACGAAGCAAATATCTGCActgaagaaggaggagaaggagaaaagccagatgttaaatgaaaaattcaACTTAATAAACAATGAGATTTTAAAGCTTTCAGACACTATCAAATCTATCCTAGATGAATTAGCAACCAAGGACACGTCTTTTCTTAAG AACTACAAAGTTACTCTGGAAAG AACTGAGTATGAGCCGAAGGATACTGAAATAGAGTCCGAATCACTGATTGATGTGGCAAAGCATCTGGGTAACCTGCGGTTTAGAGTGTGGGAGAAGATGAAAGAAATAGTTGAATACT ATCCTGTGATTCTAAACCCTAACACCGCACACCCGCGTCTCAATCTGTCTGACGACCTGACTACGTTTGTGTGCCAAGATCAGCATGAGCAGCTACCTGAAAACCCAGAGAGATTTGGACATCATTTGTGGGTCCTAGGCTCTGAGGGCTTTAACTCAGGGACTCACTGCTGGGAGATCGAGGTGGAAAACAGTGTGGAATGGACTCTAGGTGTTGTGACAGGCTATGTAGGAAAAAGACATTTCTACAGTGCAGGTGTATGGAAAAGCCATTACCAAAATGCTACGTATGGTGCCAGTGCCTCTGGAGGGTCTACAACCATCCTCAAATTGACGAAGGACCTGCAGAGGATCAGAGTGCAGCTGGACTTGGACCACGGATATGTATCATTCTCAGACTCCATCACCGGTCACAATCTAAAAACCTTTTTCTGCAGTTTTACAGACAGAGTCTATCCATACTTCTGCAATCAGTGTTTACTTTATCCTCTGAGAATTTTACCAGAGGAGACTTTTGTCAGTGTAGAACAGTCTGGTTGCAGTACATATAAACTTGCTTGTGATAGCACGGACTCTTCTGCTTAG
- the LOC113534825 gene encoding zinc-binding protein A33 isoform X2 — MTERMAERGSFSEADLSCPVCHHIYMDPVMLSCSHSFCKVCLAKCWQKKKSLKCPLCKKRSSKMLPPPNLHLKMLCDRFRLDKNKSDASENLCRLHEENLKLFCLEDKEPVCVVCQASKRHSNHSFRPLDEVAQEHRNQTQHTEKRIKDEFEKLHQFLQDEETKQISALKKEEKEKSQMLNEKFNLINNEILKLSDTIKSILDELATKDTSFLKNYKVTLERTEYEPKDTEIESESLIDVAKHLGNLRFRVWEKMKEIVEYYPVILNPNTAHPRLNLSDDLTTFVCQDQHEQLPENPERFGHHLWVLGSEGFNSGTHCWEIEVENSVEWTLGVVTGYVGKRHFYSAGVWKSHYQNATYGASASGGSTTILKLTKDLQRIRVQLDLDHGYVSFSDSITGHNLKTFFCSFTDRVYPYFCNQCLLYPLRILPEETFVSVEQSGCSTYKLACDSTDSSA; from the exons ATGACAGAAAGAATGGCAGAGAGAGGATCTTTCTCTGAAGCGGACCTCTCATGTCCTGTGTGCCACCATATCTACATGGATCCTGTCATGTTGTCTTGTAGTCATAGCTTCTGTAAGGTTTGCTTGGCAAAATGCTGGCAGAAGAAAAAATCTCTTAAATGTCCTTTGTGCAAGAAACGCTCTTCCAAAATGTTGCCTCCGCCAAACTTGCACTTAAAAATGTTGTGTGACAGATTTCGTCTGGACAAAAACAAGTCAGATGCATCTGAGAATTTGTGCAGGCTGCATGAGGAGAACCTCAAGCTCTTCTGCCTCGAGGACAAAGAGccggtgtgtgttgtgtgtcaagCCTCAAAAAGGCACAGCAACCACAGTTTCAGACCACTGGATGAGGTGGCACAAGAACACAGG aaccagactcaacacaCAGAAAAGCGAATTAAAGACGAGTTTGAGAAACTTCACCAATTTCTACAAGATGAAGAGACGAAGCAAATATCTGCActgaagaaggaggagaaggagaaaagccagatgttaaatgaaaaattcaACTTAATAAACAATGAGATTTTAAAGCTTTCAGACACTATCAAATCTATCCTAGATGAATTAGCAACCAAGGACACGTCTTTTCTTAAG AACTACAAAGTTACTCTGGAAAG AACTGAGTATGAGCCGAAGGATACTGAAATAGAGTCCGAATCACTGATTGATGTGGCAAAGCATCTGGGTAACCTGCGGTTTAGAGTGTGGGAGAAGATGAAAGAAATAGTTGAATACT ATCCTGTGATTCTAAACCCTAACACCGCACACCCGCGTCTCAATCTGTCTGACGACCTGACTACGTTTGTGTGCCAAGATCAGCATGAGCAGCTACCTGAAAACCCAGAGAGATTTGGACATCATTTGTGGGTCCTAGGCTCTGAGGGCTTTAACTCAGGGACTCACTGCTGGGAGATCGAGGTGGAAAACAGTGTGGAATGGACTCTAGGTGTTGTGACAGGCTATGTAGGAAAAAGACATTTCTACAGTGCAGGTGTATGGAAAAGCCATTACCAAAATGCTACGTATGGTGCCAGTGCCTCTGGAGGGTCTACAACCATCCTCAAATTGACGAAGGACCTGCAGAGGATCAGAGTGCAGCTGGACTTGGACCACGGATATGTATCATTCTCAGACTCCATCACCGGTCACAATCTAAAAACCTTTTTCTGCAGTTTTACAGACAGAGTCTATCCATACTTCTGCAATCAGTGTTTACTTTATCCTCTGAGAATTTTACCAGAGGAGACTTTTGTCAGTGTAGAACAGTCTGGTTGCAGTACATATAAACTTGCTTGTGATAGCACGGACTCTTCTGCTTAG